One window of Agrobacterium vitis genomic DNA carries:
- a CDS encoding ATP-binding cassette domain-containing protein, whose translation MVQNDQAAPKTGGPILKLRNISKNFGAVSALTDIDLEVWPGEVVALVGDNGAGKSTLIKVLAGVHQPTSGTIEFCGQDVSLDSPSRALELGIATVFQDLALCENLDVVANLFLGHELAPWNLDEVAMEVRAWTLLKELAAGIPSVREPIASLSGGQRQTVAIARSLLLDPKIIMLDEPTAALGVAQTAEVLNLIERVRERGLGVIIISHNMEDVRAVADRIVVLRLGKNNGVFTPDASNQELVASITGATENSVSRRISRKTNIQDTSANETSGRPA comes from the coding sequence ATGGTGCAAAATGACCAAGCGGCCCCGAAAACGGGTGGCCCTATTCTGAAATTGCGCAATATTTCCAAGAATTTTGGTGCCGTATCGGCGCTGACGGATATTGATCTGGAAGTCTGGCCCGGCGAAGTGGTGGCCCTTGTCGGTGATAACGGTGCTGGCAAATCCACCTTGATCAAGGTGCTGGCCGGTGTTCACCAACCCACATCCGGCACCATCGAATTCTGTGGGCAAGATGTCTCGCTCGATAGCCCCAGCCGGGCGCTGGAGCTGGGCATTGCCACGGTGTTTCAGGATCTTGCGCTCTGCGAAAATCTGGATGTGGTGGCCAATCTTTTCTTAGGGCATGAGCTTGCACCGTGGAACCTTGATGAAGTGGCCATGGAAGTGCGGGCATGGACGCTTTTGAAAGAGCTGGCAGCAGGTATTCCATCGGTGCGCGAGCCGATTGCCTCGCTTTCCGGTGGTCAACGCCAGACGGTTGCCATTGCAAGATCACTTCTTCTCGATCCAAAAATCATCATGCTGGATGAGCCAACGGCAGCGCTTGGCGTTGCCCAGACAGCCGAGGTCTTGAACCTGATTGAGCGCGTGCGCGAACGCGGGCTGGGCGTCATCATCATCAGCCACAATATGGAAGATGTGCGCGCCGTGGCCGACCGCATCGTGGTGCTGCGTCTGGGCAAGAACAACGGCGTGTTTACCCCTGACGCCTCCAATCAGGAACTGGTTGCCTCGATTACCGGGGCCACGGAAAATTCCGTCTCGCGCCGCATTAGCCGCAAGACAAATATCCAAGACACCAGCGCCAACGAAACCAGCGGGAGACCCGCATGA
- a CDS encoding sugar ABC transporter permease: MSNISNPETKSSQALDRSDERVTHDDGVMAMLRSFINRIKSGDLGMLPVAIGLIVISTVFSILNPIFLAPNNLVNLLFDCATVGIISLGIVCVLLLGEIDLSVGSMSGLASAIIGVLWVNSGLPVIVAIFAALVTGAAVGALYALLYNRMGMPSFVATLSGLLALLGMQLYILGPTGSINLPYASPLVRFGQILVMPHWLSFTLALVPGVVMIVFGLAVRKRRQAVNLSSKPLSGLLIKAAILTLGFEFAVYYLNLGRGVPWMFALFVALVVVVNYLLTKTQWGRSMFAVGGNREAARRAGINVRRIYMSAFMLCSTLAALGGVLSASRLASSSQQAGTGDVNLNAIAAAVIGGTSLFGGRGSAYSALLGIIVIQAISNGLTLLNLSSSLRYMITGAVLAIAVIVDSLARRSRVSHGRA; encoded by the coding sequence ATGAGCAATATTTCAAACCCTGAGACCAAGTCCTCCCAAGCCTTGGACCGCAGCGATGAGCGCGTCACCCACGATGATGGTGTGATGGCCATGCTGCGCAGTTTTATCAACCGGATCAAATCGGGCGATCTGGGCATGTTGCCGGTTGCCATTGGTCTGATTGTGATTTCCACCGTGTTCAGCATTCTCAATCCGATTTTTCTGGCACCCAACAATCTCGTCAATCTGCTGTTTGATTGCGCAACGGTAGGCATCATTTCACTGGGCATTGTCTGCGTGCTGCTGCTGGGCGAAATCGATCTCTCGGTTGGCTCCATGAGCGGCTTGGCCTCGGCTATCATTGGTGTTTTGTGGGTCAATTCCGGGCTTCCGGTGATTGTTGCGATTTTTGCGGCACTGGTCACGGGGGCTGCCGTGGGGGCGCTTTATGCCCTGCTGTATAACCGCATGGGCATGCCCAGTTTTGTCGCCACGCTCTCCGGCCTGCTGGCCTTGCTGGGAATGCAACTCTACATTCTCGGTCCAACGGGAAGCATCAATCTGCCCTATGCCTCACCTTTGGTGCGTTTTGGCCAGATTCTGGTGATGCCGCATTGGTTGTCCTTCACGCTGGCTTTGGTGCCCGGTGTTGTGATGATTGTGTTTGGTCTTGCCGTTCGCAAGCGCCGCCAAGCGGTCAACCTGTCCTCAAAACCCTTGAGTGGGTTGCTGATCAAGGCAGCCATTCTGACGCTGGGCTTTGAATTTGCGGTCTACTATCTCAACCTCGGACGCGGCGTACCGTGGATGTTTGCGCTGTTTGTGGCGCTGGTGGTGGTGGTCAATTACCTCCTGACCAAGACGCAATGGGGCCGCTCGATGTTTGCCGTGGGTGGCAATCGTGAAGCCGCGCGCCGGGCTGGCATCAATGTTCGCCGCATTTACATGAGCGCCTTCATGCTCTGCTCCACCCTTGCAGCCCTTGGCGGCGTGCTATCAGCATCGCGCCTCGCATCCTCCAGCCAGCAGGCGGGCACGGGTGATGTGAATTTGAATGCCATTGCCGCAGCCGTCATTGGTGGCACCAGCCTGTTCGGTGGGCGTGGCAGCGCCTATTCGGCCCTGCTCGGTATCATCGTTATTCAGGCGATTTCCAATGGCTTGACGCTTCTCAACCTCAGCTCATCGCTGCGTTACATGATTACCGGGGCCGTGCTCGCCATCGCCGTGATTGTGGACTCACTCGCGCGCCGCTCCCGTGTCAGCCACGGCCGCGCCTAA
- a CDS encoding SDR family oxidoreductase translates to MTDIMKGKVAAITGAASGIGLACAKILLAEGATVVLIDRAKDKLDTLCAELGERAKPLVVDLLNGQEVSAMLPRILEVAGGLDIFHANAGAYIGGAVAEGDPDAWDRMLNLNINAAFRSVHAVLPHMIAQKSGDILFTSSIAGVVPVVWEPIYTASKFAVQAFVHSTRRQVSQHGVRVGAVLPGPVVTALLDDWPKAKMDEALANGSLMQPQEVAEAVLFMLSRPRNVTIRDLVILPNSVDL, encoded by the coding sequence ATGACGGATATTATGAAAGGTAAGGTCGCTGCCATTACCGGCGCTGCATCGGGCATCGGTCTCGCCTGCGCCAAAATTCTGCTGGCGGAAGGCGCAACCGTGGTGTTGATCGACCGCGCCAAAGATAAGCTTGATACGCTTTGCGCTGAGCTTGGTGAGCGCGCCAAGCCGCTGGTGGTGGACCTTTTGAATGGGCAGGAGGTTTCCGCCATGCTGCCGCGCATTCTGGAGGTCGCCGGTGGTCTGGATATTTTCCATGCCAATGCCGGTGCCTATATTGGCGGCGCTGTGGCTGAGGGCGACCCAGACGCCTGGGATCGGATGCTGAACCTCAATATCAACGCAGCCTTCCGCTCTGTGCATGCGGTATTGCCGCATATGATTGCGCAGAAATCCGGCGATATCCTGTTTACAAGCTCCATCGCAGGTGTTGTGCCGGTGGTGTGGGAGCCGATTTACACGGCTTCGAAATTTGCCGTTCAGGCCTTCGTGCATTCCACCCGCAGGCAGGTTTCGCAACATGGTGTGCGTGTTGGGGCCGTGCTTCCGGGGCCGGTGGTGACGGCACTGCTGGATGACTGGCCAAAGGCCAAGATGGATGAAGCCCTGGCCAATGGCAGCCTGATGCAGCCGCAGGAGGTGGCCGAGGCCGTGCTCTTCATGCTGTCGCGACCACGCAATGTGACCATTCGCGATCTCGTCATTTTGCCCAACAGCGTCGATCTTTAA
- a CDS encoding FGGY-family carbohydrate kinase has product MTEAADPLHQYIIGVDVGTGSARAGLFDLSGAMKAVAKRDIALFREAGAIAEQSSTDIWEAVCTVVRQVAASVDDPAQIIGLGFDATCSLVVLGEGGRSLPVGSSGLVERDIIVWMDQRAVGQAERINAIGHDVLRYVGGKISPEMETPKLLWLKENRPETFENAWQFFDLADFLTWKGTGDLARSTCTVTCKWTYLAHEQRWDPSYFHTIGLGELADEGFSRVGQRIVEPGTPLGQGLTEAAAAAMGLRTGTAVAAGMIDAHAGGIGTVGIGSGPKDNMAYVFGTSSCTMTSTAEPVFVPGVWGPYYSAMVPGMWLNEGGQSAAGAAIDQLLAVHPAAPEAAAKAREQGIALPVLLAQAAAAKVSALPDVVHLAKGLHIVPEFLGNRAPFADPHARAIIAGLGMDRDFDSLVALYIAGLCGIGYGLRQIIETQAASGAFIERVVISGGAGESDLVRQVLADACGKPVVAAGLDEPVLLGSAILGAVAGKAFSGVSQAMEALSGVTKTYHPQVGVLANIHKRRYSHFTTLQQQGRELRDV; this is encoded by the coding sequence ATGACCGAAGCAGCGGACCCTCTCCATCAATACATTATCGGCGTGGATGTTGGCACCGGCAGCGCCCGCGCGGGCCTGTTTGATCTCAGCGGTGCGATGAAAGCCGTTGCCAAGCGCGACATTGCACTGTTTCGCGAGGCGGGGGCGATTGCCGAGCAGTCCAGCACTGATATTTGGGAGGCCGTCTGCACGGTGGTGCGGCAGGTGGCTGCATCCGTTGATGATCCGGCACAGATCATTGGCCTTGGTTTTGATGCGACATGCTCATTGGTGGTGCTTGGTGAGGGTGGGCGCTCTCTGCCTGTCGGCTCTTCCGGGCTTGTAGAGCGCGATATTATCGTCTGGATGGATCAACGGGCGGTGGGGCAGGCCGAGCGCATCAACGCCATCGGCCATGATGTGCTGCGCTATGTCGGTGGCAAGATTTCGCCGGAAATGGAGACACCCAAGCTTCTCTGGCTGAAGGAAAACCGCCCCGAGACCTTCGAAAATGCTTGGCAGTTTTTTGATCTTGCCGATTTTCTCACCTGGAAAGGCACAGGCGATCTCGCCCGCTCCACCTGCACCGTTACCTGCAAATGGACCTATCTGGCCCATGAGCAGCGATGGGACCCAAGCTATTTCCACACCATTGGGCTTGGCGAACTGGCCGACGAGGGCTTCAGCCGCGTTGGCCAGCGCATTGTCGAACCCGGAACGCCGCTTGGGCAGGGCCTGACGGAAGCCGCTGCTGCTGCCATGGGCCTGAGAACTGGCACGGCCGTGGCCGCAGGCATGATTGATGCCCATGCTGGCGGCATTGGCACGGTGGGGATTGGCAGCGGCCCCAAAGACAATATGGCCTATGTATTTGGCACCTCCTCCTGCACCATGACCTCGACCGCTGAGCCGGTGTTTGTGCCCGGCGTCTGGGGTCCCTATTATTCCGCCATGGTGCCGGGCATGTGGCTGAACGAGGGTGGGCAGAGTGCAGCGGGGGCGGCTATTGACCAATTGCTGGCCGTTCACCCGGCAGCACCGGAGGCAGCAGCAAAGGCGCGCGAACAGGGTATTGCCCTGCCGGTTCTGTTGGCGCAGGCGGCAGCGGCCAAGGTCAGCGCCCTGCCCGATGTCGTGCATTTGGCGAAAGGTCTGCACATCGTGCCGGAATTCCTCGGCAACCGCGCGCCTTTTGCCGATCCACACGCACGCGCCATCATTGCCGGTCTGGGTATGGACCGGGATTTTGATAGTCTGGTTGCGCTCTATATCGCGGGCCTCTGCGGAATTGGTTATGGTCTGCGGCAAATCATCGAGACACAGGCCGCATCGGGCGCGTTTATTGAGCGCGTTGTGATCAGCGGAGGTGCGGGCGAGAGCGATCTGGTGCGGCAGGTGTTGGCCGATGCTTGCGGCAAGCCCGTGGTGGCCGCGGGTCTGGACGAGCCGGTGTTGCTGGGCTCCGCGATTTTGGGTGCCGTGGCGGGAAAGGCTTTTTCAGGGGTCAGCCAGGCAATGGAAGCTTTAAGCGGGGTAACAAAGACCTATCATCCGCAGGTCGGCGTCTTGGCCAACATCCACAAACGCAGATACAGCCATTTCACAACGCTACAGCAACAGGGTAGAGAGCTACGTGACGTGTAG
- a CDS encoding Fic family protein, with product MQWNWQLPDWPNFSYDIEDMAPLEQRFLQSSGEVIGAVRHFSDDDSNQLRIELLSDEAIKTSEIEGEFLDRASVQSSLRRQFGLNTDNRPVRPQERGIAEMMADVYKNWSGPLQHDDLFHWHSMLMAGNRYIETIGSYRRHTDAMQIVSGRLDKPIIHFEAPPSRQVTAEMALFIDWFNRSGPGGSVPLSALTRAAIGHLYFESIHPFEDGNGRIGRALAEKSLAQNIGQPSLISLAFTIERDRKAYYCELERHQRKLDITGWILYFSQTILEAQQATIDRIAFFIQKAKFYDRFRDRLNERQEKVIARIFREGIAGFKGGLSAENYISITATSRATATRDLQHLVEIGAFTRTGERRHTRYTLRLQN from the coding sequence ATGCAATGGAACTGGCAACTGCCCGATTGGCCAAACTTCTCCTATGACATTGAGGACATGGCCCCGTTGGAGCAAAGGTTTCTCCAGTCATCCGGTGAGGTGATCGGCGCTGTCAGGCATTTCAGTGACGACGACAGCAACCAATTGCGGATTGAATTGCTGAGCGACGAAGCCATTAAAACGTCGGAGATCGAAGGCGAGTTCCTTGATCGAGCCAGCGTCCAGTCATCGCTGCGCCGGCAATTTGGTCTCAACACAGACAATCGTCCGGTCCGACCGCAAGAGCGCGGGATCGCAGAGATGATGGCTGACGTCTATAAAAATTGGTCCGGCCCGCTCCAGCATGATGACCTTTTCCATTGGCACTCGATGCTGATGGCGGGAAACCGATATATCGAAACAATTGGCTCCTACCGTCGCCACACTGATGCAATGCAGATTGTCTCAGGTCGCCTGGACAAGCCTATAATCCACTTTGAAGCACCGCCATCCCGTCAGGTGACCGCGGAAATGGCGCTTTTCATCGACTGGTTCAATCGGTCGGGGCCAGGCGGGTCAGTTCCGTTATCTGCGCTGACACGTGCGGCCATCGGACATCTCTATTTCGAAAGCATCCATCCGTTCGAGGACGGTAACGGCAGAATTGGACGCGCGCTCGCTGAAAAATCGCTAGCGCAAAACATCGGGCAACCAAGCCTGATTTCGCTTGCCTTTACAATCGAGCGTGACCGAAAGGCCTATTACTGCGAACTTGAGCGCCATCAGCGAAAGCTCGATATCACCGGATGGATTCTCTATTTTTCGCAGACAATCCTGGAGGCTCAACAGGCAACGATTGATCGTATTGCCTTCTTCATTCAAAAGGCAAAATTCTACGATCGGTTTCGGGATCGGCTTAATGAGCGCCAGGAAAAAGTCATCGCCCGTATTTTTCGAGAGGGTATCGCTGGTTTTAAGGGCGGGTTGAGCGCGGAAAATTACATTTCAATCACGGCCACATCGCGTGCGACGGCAACACGTGACCTCCAGCACCTTGTCGAGATCGGGGCATTCACGCGCACCGGAGAGCGGCGACATACACGATACACTCTACGACTTCAAAATTGA
- a CDS encoding low affinity iron permease family protein: protein MSEKPSLFSKFSGMIANLTGKPATFVIAVAGIILWAVSGPFFGFSETWQLVVNTGTTIITFLMVFVLQNSQNRDGKAVQAKLDELILTSAAENRFMGIEHLDEKELKRLTRLLKEAAESDPDHVLSEKVDHIVLDRRTKLRKRE, encoded by the coding sequence ATGTCTGAGAAACCCAGCCTTTTTTCAAAATTTTCCGGCATGATCGCTAACCTCACCGGCAAGCCCGCAACATTCGTCATAGCGGTTGCCGGGATCATCCTTTGGGCGGTCAGCGGTCCGTTTTTCGGCTTTTCGGAAACCTGGCAACTCGTGGTCAATACCGGAACGACAATCATCACCTTCCTGATGGTCTTTGTGCTGCAAAACTCTCAGAACCGAGACGGCAAGGCCGTTCAGGCAAAACTGGACGAGTTAATCCTGACCAGTGCAGCGGAAAACCGGTTTATGGGCATCGAACACCTGGATGAAAAGGAGCTAAAGCGGCTGACGAGGCTTCTTAAGGAAGCCGCCGAAAGCGATCCCGATCATGTGCTCTCCGAAAAAGTCGATCACATCGTTCTTGATCGCCGCACAAAGCTACGAAAGAGAGAGTAA